A window of Macrotis lagotis isolate mMagLag1 chromosome X, bilby.v1.9.chrom.fasta, whole genome shotgun sequence contains these coding sequences:
- the LOC141497459 gene encoding olfactory receptor 1f45-like — MEGGNQSGVSEFILLGLSDQPEQQRLLFFLFLLMYLITDLGNLLIILVIKTSPCLHTPMYFFLSNLSLVDICFTSTTIPKMLANHVSGNKGISYAECITQVFFFIWFAGIDSILLTAMAYDRYVAICAPLHYSMIMTPKVCALLLVVSWFWAYGIALIHTVLLTQLSFCDHNKIPHFFCDLSPLLKLACSDTFINDLMVNTVGSLTIILPFIGILISYTRIFVTVMRIPSTVGKWKAFSTCGSHLTVVSLFYGTIIGVYFSPTSNHTAQQDTVAAVMYTVVTPMLNPFIYSLRNKDMKGALRMILIRKPGQSL; from the coding sequence ATGGAAGGAGGGAATCAGTCTGGAGTCTCAGAGTTCATCCTTCTGGGCCTTTCGGACCAGCCTGAGCAGCAGAGGCTCCTgttcttcttgtttcttcttatGTACCTGATCACAGATCTAGGGAATCTGCTCATCATTCTAGTTATTAAAACCAGTCCATGCCTACACACTCCCATGTACTTCTTTCTTAGCAACTTGTCCCTGGTTGATATCTGCTTTACCTCCACTACCATCCCGAAGATGTTGGCAAATCATGTATCTGGAAACAAAGGAATTTCTTATGCTGAGTGTATAACACAAGTATTCTTTTTCATCTGGTTTGCGGGGATAGATAGCATCCTTCTCACTGCCATGGCCTATGATCGCTATGTGGCTATCTGTGCCCCACTACATTATTCCATGATCATGACCCCAAAGGTCTGTGCTCTTCTGCTAGTAGTGTCCTGGTTTTGGGCCTATGGTATTGCTCTGATCCATACTGTCCTACTGACCCAACTTTCATTCTGTGATCACAATAAAATCCCTCACTTTTTCTGTGATCTCAGTCCCCTTCTTAAGTTGGCTTGCTCAGACACCTTCATCAATGACCTAATGGTCAACACAGTAGGGAGCCTGACAATAATCCTTCCCTTCATTGGAATCCTTATCTCCTATACTCGAATTTTTGTGACTGTGATGAGGATCCCATCTACTGTGGGGAAATGGAAAGCTTTCTCCACCTGTGGCTCTCATCTCACTGTGGTCTCTCTTTTCTATGGGACAATCATTGGAGTCTACTTTAGCCCCACATCCAACCACACAGCCCAACAGGATACAGTAGCAGCTGTGATGTACACTGTGGTCACTCCTATGCTCAACCCTTTCATCTACAGCCTAAGGAACAAAGACATGAAAGGAGCCCTGAGGATGATACTTATCAGGAAACCAGGCCAATCTTTATAA